The Thermoleophilaceae bacterium genome includes the window CGTACACCCGCGCCGCCCTTTCCGCCACGGCGGGACAGCCACGGGGGATCATGTTCTACGAGGACCTGATGGCGGAGCCGGAGGCGACCGTCAGCACGCTGGCGGGCCTGATCGGCCGTCTCGACCCCACCGAGGTGGACGCGGCGCTCGAGGTGGCGATGCTGGAGGGCCTGTGGCATCACCGCACTGCCACCGCGAACGTGCTCGACACGCCCGGCCTCGCGTTCCACGTCAAGGCGTTCTATCTCGCGCTGCGCCAGTTCCTCTCCGGACGGGAGGACGTGGACATCGATGTGATCGAACTTTTCGGCAGCTACGCAAGCGAGGCCGGAAGGCACCTCTCTGAGCTCGGGTCCGAGCTCGAGGAGGCTCGCGAGCGCGCGCGGCTCCTGGACGGGCAACTCTCCGAGCGCAGCGCGCAGATCGGCCGCCTCGAGAGGTCATACGCGGAGGAACGGCGCCGTCGCCGGCGACTCGAGGCTGAGCTCAGGTCGAGGGACGCGGACGAAGACGATTCCTCCGCGGGGAAGAGGGGACGCGTCGCTCGTGCCCGCTACGACAGGCTCGTGGCCGCGGTCCATGAGCGCGCGAGCGAGCTGATCCCGTCCGGGGCCACCGTGCTGGTGGCATCCAAGGGCGACGACGCGCTTCTGGACCTCAACGGGTCAGCGGGCCGCCATTTCCCCGCGGCTCGGGACGGGAGCTACGCCGGCTATCACCCGGCGGGCGACACCGCCGCGATCGCGCAACTCGAGGCATCGCGCGCACGCGGAGCGGACCACCTCCTGCTCCCCGCCACCGCGCTGTGGTGGCTCGACCACTACGCCGGGCTGCGGCGCCATCTCGAGGACCGTTACGAGCGGTTGCTCAGCGACGACTACTGTGCGATCTACCGGCTCAGCGCACAGGCGGACGACGGCGGAAGCGCGCCGCTCGCCGTGCTCAAGCGCGCGGCCTCGTCGCTGCGGGTCCGTACCGGGCGAGATCCGTCGTTGCTCGACTGGGCCACCGGACTCGGGATCGCGAGCCTCCTGCCGGACGTCGCCGTGTTCGAGCCTCCCGACGGCGGCGACACGCTCCCGTATGTCGACGGGAGCGTCGACATCGTCGCGCTCGCCTCGGCGGACGGCGCGCGCCTCGCGGAGGCGCGACGGGTGGCGGGCAGCGCCGTGATCACGGTCGATCTCGATTCCGCCGAGACCGAGTGGGTCCAAGGCGCCGCGCCCGGATCGGGCGAGGACGTGAACGTGATCCTGCTTCCCGACGCCGATCAGCGCGCCTGGGAGGCGAGCCGCGCGGCATTTGAGGAGACGCTGGGCCAGGGATTCGCCGGCGAGTTGAGCGTCGTGGGTGCGGACGCCGGCAGCAGCCTGGCCGAGCGCGCTCGCTCGGCGGCCGCGGCCACCGGCCACGGCGTGCAGGTCTTCGTCACCACGCCGGCGATCCCGCTCGACGGCTGGCTGCCGCCGATCCTCACCCTGCTCGCCCGCAACGTGGACGTGGGGGTGATCGGCGCGAGAACCGTGTCCGGCCAGGGGATCCTGCAGGAGGCGGGCGGGATCCTCGCGCCCGGTGACCTGCCTCAGCGCCGCGGCGAGGGCGACCACGATCCAGACCGCCCCGAGTACTCCTTCGTCAAGCGCGTGGACTTCTGCTCGCCGCCCATGTTCGCCACCCGGCGGGAGGTGTTCGAGCGGCTCGGAGGGTTCGACGCCCGCGGCGCCACCGCGGACGAGGCCGTGGTGGATTTCTCCTTGCGCGCGGGACGGACCGGTGGGCACGTCTACTACCAGCCGCACGCGTGCGTCGTGGCGATAGGGGCTGACGGGGGATGAGCGCTCGCCGAGCCCTCGTCGTGGCTCCGTGGCTACCTGAGTTCGACCGGGAGAGCGGTCTGCTCCGGGTCTCTGACATGGTCGACATGCTCGTGCGGAGGAACTGGCAGGTGACGTTCGGCTGCCTCTATCCGCCCCGGAACCCCGAGCGGTACGTGCGCGAGCTCGAACAGCGCGGCGTTGAGACATACGCGCCGCTGGAAAGCATCGAATCGATACCGGGCGCGAGCGATTTCGAGCTCGCCATCCTGGCGTACTGGTACGTCGCGGAGCGCTTTCTGCCTGAGCTGCGCGAAGCCGCTCCGGCGGCGCGAGTGCTGGTGGACTCTGTCGACCTTCACTTCCTGCGGGAGATGCGCGAGAAGCTCCGCCTCGACGCCGACGGCACTCCCGGCCAGATCGATCGCGGCCAGGCGCAGCGAATGGTGCTCGAGATCAACAACTACGCGGCGGCGGACGGCGTGCTCACCGTGTCCGAGAAAGAGGCGCGGATGGTGGACGACCTGACCGGGCAGCCCGGTCACGCTCTTAGCCTGCCCGACGCCGAGGAGCTTCCGCTCTCGCCCGTGCCACAGAGCGAGCGGCGCGGAATCCTCTTCCTCGGAAACTTCCTGCACACGCCCAACCGGGACGCGGTGTCGTATCTCTGCGAGGAGATCCTGCCGCACCTCGATCCGACCGTGCTCGGCGACGACGAGATCTGGATCGTCGGCACCGCGGCCGATCAGCACGTGCCGGAACTGGTGGAGACGCTGCCTTATGTGAAGACGGTGGGCTGGGTGCCGTCCGTGCTCCCCTACCTTCATAAGGCGCGCCTCTCCATCGTTCCGTTGCGATACGGCGCCGGCACGAAGAGGAAGCTGATCCAGGCGCTCATGGCGGGCACCCCCACGGTCACCACAAGCGTGGGCGCCGAGGGTCTGCATCTACGCGACGGGAGCGAGGTGCTGATCGCGGACGATCCGGCTGAGTTTGCCGCTGCGATCGAGCGGCTGCTGCACCGGCCGCGACTGTGGCGCAGGCTCGCGCGCCGGGGCCGCAAGCACGTGATGGGATTGCACGGCCGGGTAACCGTGGACGCCCAGTTCGACCGCGTGCTGGAGGAGGCGCTCCGCCGTCCCGCTCGCCCCATGCCGGTGAGACCGGCCGACGACGGGTTCGCGCGGGAGCCGGAGTATGCGGAGCTGGTCGAACGGGTTCGCGAGCTGGTGGAGTCCGAGGTCCCGAGGGACGCACAGGTGCTGGTGGCGACGCGAGGCGACGACGGCTTCCTCGCGTTCGACGGCCGCCTGGGCTGGCACTTCCCGCGCGACGCCGACGGGCGCTACGCGGGGCACTACCCCGCCGACAGCGAGGCCGCTATCGAGCACCTCGAGGACCTGCGGGAGGAGGGCGCCACGCACCTGGTGCTTCCGGAGACCGCGTTCTGGTGGCTTGACTTCTACGACGGCCTGCGCGAGCACCTCGCCGGCGTCTACCGGGTGGTGCACAGCGACGAGCACGCGATCGTGTACGACCTCACCACCAGGCGGGCGGTTCTCGCGGAGCTGCATACCGCTAACGGAAATGGCCACACCGAGCCGGAACCGGCGCCTCCGGTCACCCCGGAGCTGGTTCAGAGCCTCCAGCCATCGGTGCTTCCAGCGGCCACGCGCTACCGCGATGCAAGCGAGGGTCTCCGCGTGCTCGTGCTGGGGGTGTATCTGGCCGACAAACCCAACACGGCGGAGCACGTCGCGGCCACGCTGGCTCGCGCTGGCGGCGTCGATGTGCGCCAGCGCTGGATCGCGCTCGGGGAGGGGCCGGCGAACGGCGAGCTCCGGTCGGTCACAGCATTCACGGTCACCGAGCCCACGCCCAAGTACGCGCTTCTCAACCGGCTGCTGGCCGATGAGAATCTCGCGGACTACGACTACGTCATCACCACGGACGACGACATCGTGCTGCCCGCGGGCTTTCTCGAACTGTTTCTGGGTGTCCAGGCACGACTCGGGTTCCAGCTGGCTCAGCCGGCGCGCACCGCGAACTCGCACGTCGACCTCCCGATCGTCATCCAGCAACGGGGCGTGCTGGCCAGGCTCACCCTATTCGTCGAGATCGGCCCGCTG containing:
- a CDS encoding sulfotransferase codes for the protein MSDQAIATAQDQTVVCVLGMHRSGTSLVARLLNLLGVNLGPEEHMIKPTSANPAGYWESRGVQQINDEILERFGGSWLAPPELPEGWERSPELADLRQQARELIRADFADSELLGFKDPRNCLTLPFWQSLLGPMRYVICLRNPVDVAASLESREDDTAPFEQGVELWLTYTRAALSATAGQPRGIMFYEDLMAEPEATVSTLAGLIGRLDPTEVDAALEVAMLEGLWHHRTATANVLDTPGLAFHVKAFYLALRQFLSGREDVDIDVIELFGSYASEAGRHLSELGSELEEARERARLLDGQLSERSAQIGRLERSYAEERRRRRRLEAELRSRDADEDDSSAGKRGRVARARYDRLVAAVHERASELIPSGATVLVASKGDDALLDLNGSAGRHFPAARDGSYAGYHPAGDTAAIAQLEASRARGADHLLLPATALWWLDHYAGLRRHLEDRYERLLSDDYCAIYRLSAQADDGGSAPLAVLKRAASSLRVRTGRDPSLLDWATGLGIASLLPDVAVFEPPDGGDTLPYVDGSVDIVALASADGARLAEARRVAGSAVITVDLDSAETEWVQGAAPGSGEDVNVILLPDADQRAWEASRAAFEETLGQGFAGELSVVGADAGSSLAERARSAAAATGHGVQVFVTTPAIPLDGWLPPILTLLARNVDVGVIGARTVSGQGILQEAGGILAPGDLPQRRGEGDHDPDRPEYSFVKRVDFCSPPMFATRREVFERLGGFDARGATADEAVVDFSLRAGRTGGHVYYQPHACVVAIGADGG
- a CDS encoding glycosyltransferase family 4 protein; the protein is MSARRALVVAPWLPEFDRESGLLRVSDMVDMLVRRNWQVTFGCLYPPRNPERYVRELEQRGVETYAPLESIESIPGASDFELAILAYWYVAERFLPELREAAPAARVLVDSVDLHFLREMREKLRLDADGTPGQIDRGQAQRMVLEINNYAAADGVLTVSEKEARMVDDLTGQPGHALSLPDAEELPLSPVPQSERRGILFLGNFLHTPNRDAVSYLCEEILPHLDPTVLGDDEIWIVGTAADQHVPELVETLPYVKTVGWVPSVLPYLHKARLSIVPLRYGAGTKRKLIQALMAGTPTVTTSVGAEGLHLRDGSEVLIADDPAEFAAAIERLLHRPRLWRRLARRGRKHVMGLHGRVTVDAQFDRVLEEALRRPARPMPVRPADDGFAREPEYAELVERVRELVESEVPRDAQVLVATRGDDGFLAFDGRLGWHFPRDADGRYAGHYPADSEAAIEHLEDLREEGATHLVLPETAFWWLDFYDGLREHLAGVYRVVHSDEHAIVYDLTTRRAVLAELHTANGNGHTEPEPAPPVTPELVQSLQPSVLPAATRYRDASEGLRVLVLGVYLADKPNTAEHVAATLARAGGVDVRQRWIALGEGPANGELRSVTAFTVTEPTPKYALLNRLLADENLADYDYVITTDDDIVLPAGFLELFLGVQARLGFQLAQPARTANSHVDLPIVIQQRGVLARLTLFVEIGPLVSFGRDIFDLVFPFDETNAMGWGFENVWSQLLSERGLAQGIVDAVPIDHSIRKPLAHYRWTDADADRARYLAQHPHLPNDACFRVLDIVGVDQ